A part of Kryptolebias marmoratus isolate JLee-2015 linkage group LG8, ASM164957v2, whole genome shotgun sequence genomic DNA contains:
- the dennd2c gene encoding DENN domain-containing protein 2C, translating to MLALRVEQGGRGLDEVERLQKEAAAGWQGRQSGRPASHERRVNIKEKISQWEVRSQQGSSQDAGVKVHPPTVARTFSADLLGSGSRTEFCGKENHSRTKSVELDFRESPAHVELSVVGRKSEPLQKCSTPFSTASPGKQTLAAQTFASSKVESNDTLANGHPKVEWISDAEKVSKPLPPSADDQDYNMPAGNFYTSRGFWRKLEGDRLLWENSRSPAGEALPPPKPQRTFEYRGSNDGSTGSTARTAQWDVRPTYNNNRSKTRSRRVAHPPSFPPPPCPVSKSEGLSRHKKNRKSFEYEDAARLTAQPGDGGNEDTLQHAYSDDNIYEDIVCDISRNDPYEDVKLSTTCLPPLRSRVPKTMHGNKVEKKTFQALPGFKSSTFANTPKPVAPRRTSTQKTQKTPRFVSKIETIFDEKRGRKRVKNQGLSARAEETSGTESDPEDNTKGSRRSVYIQSTLRRRSEYRTLERDLIQLQQQQQQLFQIFVVVSLRKGSPGNAYSPEITQQFPKMFEKSSRVSKEAEDQLKVIPKFCFPDCQDWKPSAQMPSETFSFVLTGEDGSRWFCYCRKILPSGKGKRLPEVHCIVSKLGCFDLFAKILEEVERRREMSPALVYPFMRSVMEAPFPAPGRTVTVKSFLPGSGNEVLTLCRPVDSRLEHVDFNSLLQCLSVGKLLQVFASLLLERRVIFVADKLSVLSRCGHAVLALLYPFTWQHTFVPVLPANMLDICCSPTPFLIGVLAPCLPQVLELPIEEVLIVDLCADTFVVQLGDEDCILPSKLQAALQQILEDRDGILRQDGGDGGDQQVELSSLVSEAFVRFFVELVGHYPLHMVESFNGTKELQRDSFRKSHPSRGVRQFLQLFMDTQMFAGFIQDKELRKGGGKKGLFESRVVEYLESSPEPEPSGVNKFLKGLGSKMKLLQIK from the exons ATGCTAGCTCTGAGAGTGGAGCAGGGAGGGCGGGGGCTTGATGAGGTCGAACGCCTGCAGAAAGAGGCTGCCGCTGGCTGGCAGGGCCGGCAGTCAGGGAGGCCGGCCTCCCACGAGCGGCGCGTTAACATTAAGGAAAAGATTTCCCAGTGGGAAGTCCGCAGCCAACAGGGCAGCAGCCAGGATGCTGGAGTCAAAGTACACCCTCCGACTGTAGCCCGGACTTTCTCTGCAGACCTCCTGGGCAGCGGCTCAAGAACAGAATTTTGTGGAAAGGAAAACCACTCAAGAACAAAGAGTGTAGAGTTGGATTTTAGGGAATCCCCTGCACATGTTGAACTAAGCGTGGTTGGTCGGAAGTCAGAACCTCTACAGAAATGCTCCACTCCGTTTTCAACCGCGTctcctggaaaacaaacacttgcAGCACAAACATTTGCATCCTCTAAAGTTGAATCTAACGACACGTTAGCCAATGGCCATCCAAAAGTGGAATGGATTTCAGACGCTGAAAAAGTCTCCAAACCTCTACCTCCGTCAGCCGATGACCAAGACTACAACATGCCTGCTGGGAACTTCTACACGTCACGGGGGTTCTGGCGGAAGCTCGAGGGGGACAGACTACTCTGGGAGAACAGCAGGAGTCCCGCAGGTGAAGCTCTCCCCCCTCCCAAACCTCAGCGTACCTTCGAGTATCGCGGGTCCAACGACGGCAGCACGGGGAGCACGGCGCGCACGGCGCAGTGGGACGTCAGACCCACGTATAACAACAACCGCTCCAAGACGAGGAGCAGGAGGGTGGCACATCCGCCGAGCTTCCCACCTCCTCCCTGTCCAGTGTCAAAGAGCGAAGGACTTTCAAGGCATAAAAAGAACAG gaagtcCTTTGAGTACGAGGACGCAGCACGTCTGACGGCCCAGCCAGGCGACGGCGGAAATGAAGACACTCTTCAACATGCCTACTCTGATGACAATATTTATGAGGATATTGTGT GTGACATCAGCAGGAACGATCCCTACGAGGACGTTAAACTGTCTACCACGTGTCTCCCACCTCTAAGGTCCCGAGTCCCGAAG ACCATGCATGGAAACAAAGTGGAAAAGAAGACGTTCCAAGCATTACCTGGCTTCAAATCTTCCACCTTCGCAAACACTCCAAAACCTGTGGCACCCCGGCGCACAAGCACTCAGAAAACTCAGAAAACACCTCGG TTTGTCAGCAAGATCGAGACGATTTTTGATGAGAAGCGAGGGAGGAAGAGGGTGAAGAACCAAGGGCTCTCAGCGCGAG CTGAGGAAACCAGCGGGACAGAGAGCGACCCAGAGGACAACACCAAAG GTTCCAGGAGATCGGTTTACATTCAGTCCACACTGAGACGTCGGTCGGAATACCGCACCCTCGAGAGAGATTtgattcagctgcagcagcagcagcagcagcttttccaGATCTTCGTGGTGGTGTCGCTGAGAAAAGGCTCCCCAGGAAACGCGTACTCTCCTGAAATTACTCAGCAGTTCCCAAAAATG TTTGAGAAGTCATCCCGGGTCTCCAAAGAAGCCGAGGATCAGCTGAAGGTGATTCCTAAGTTCTGCTTCCCGGACTGTCAGGACTGGAAGCCGTCGGCTCAGATGCCAAG tgagACTTTTTCCTTCGTCCTGACCGGAGAAGATGGGAGCCGCTGGTTTTGTTACTGCCGTAAGATCCTG CCCAGCGGAAAGGGGAAGAGGCTTCCTGAGGTGCACTGTATTGTCAGCAAGCTGGGCTGTTTCGACTTGTTTGCAAAG ATCCTGGAAGAGGTGGAGAGACGCAGAGAAATGTCCCCAGCGCTGGTTTATCCGTTTATGCGTAGCGTGATGGAGGCCCCGTTTCCAGCCCCCGGACGCACAGTCACCGTTAAGAGCTTCCTCCCCGGCTCTGGGAATGAG gTTCTGACTTTGTGCCGACCCGTGGACTCCAGGCTGGAGCATGTGGACTTTAACAGTCTGCTGCAGTGTCTCAGTGTGGGAAAACTCCTGCAGGTGTTCGCCTCCCTTCTGCTGGAGAGGAGGGTCATCTTCGTCGCTGACAAACTCAG CGTGTTGTCCAGATGTGGCCACGCAGTGCTGGCGCTGCTCTACCCGTTCACCTGGCAGCACACCTTTGTCCCAGTCTTACCAGCTAACATGCTGGACATCTGCTGCTCCCCGACCCCGTTTCTCATCGGCGTGCTGGCACCGTGTCTGCCGCAGGTGCTGGAGCTCCCCATCGAGGAG GTGCTGATCGTGGATCTGTGTGCAGACACGTTTGTCGTTCAG CTGGGGGATGAAGACTGCATCCTGCCCAGTAAACTGCAGGCGGCGCTGCAGCAGATCCTGGAAGACAGAGACGGTATCCTGAGACAGGACGGTGGAGACGGTGGAG ACCAGCAGGTCGAGCTGAGCTCTCTGGTGTCGGAGGCTTTTGTTCGGTTTTTCGTGGAGCTGGTGGGCCACTATCCTCTCCACATGGTCGAGTCCTTCAACGGGACCAAGGAGCTCCAGAGGGACAGCTTCCGCAAATCTCACCCGTCCCGCGGAGTCCGGCAGTTCCTGCAGCTCTTCATGGACACACAGATGTTTGCAGGTTTCATTCAGGACAAGGAGCTGCGCAAAGGcggaggaaaaaaag GACTCTTTGAAAGCAGAGTGGTGGAGTATTTGGAGTCGagcccagaaccagaaccgagtGGAGTGAACAAGTTCCTCAAAGGACTCG gaaGCAAAATGAAGCTTCTGCAAATCAAATAA